From the genome of Sphingobacterium kitahiroshimense, one region includes:
- a CDS encoding GNAT family N-acetyltransferase, with product MSLETKFKDMNHQMVLNNVLLKYVDIMDIKDVHKLRTDPDVGKFLMRSLDQSLEEIQIFVEDRMRIDEFFIIRTKDTNEFAGTIALWRIDLDNQYAELGYEMLPEFQGKGLMDSALKLILKHAASLHINRIEAKTHRDNLKSRKLVQRNGFTLLEDVTDDNYLDNVVYEYINANNKT from the coding sequence ATGAGTTTAGAGACAAAATTTAAAGATATGAACCACCAGATGGTATTGAATAATGTTTTGCTGAAATATGTGGACATCATGGATATTAAAGATGTCCATAAATTAAGGACTGATCCAGACGTTGGTAAATTTTTAATGAGAAGTCTTGACCAATCTCTTGAAGAAATTCAAATCTTCGTGGAGGATAGAATGAGAATAGACGAGTTTTTCATTATCAGAACAAAAGATACAAATGAATTTGCAGGCACAATTGCGCTGTGGCGTATAGATCTTGATAATCAGTATGCTGAATTGGGTTATGAAATGTTACCTGAGTTTCAAGGAAAGGGATTAATGGATAGTGCGTTGAAATTGATACTAAAGCATGCAGCTTCTTTACATATAAACCGTATCGAAGCGAAAACACATCGGGATAATCTGAAATCACGCAAACTGGTTCAAAGAAATGGTTTTACACTTCTTGAAGACGTTACTGATGACAATTATCTTGATAATGTAGTGTATGAATATATAAATGCTAACAATAAAACCTAA
- a CDS encoding PLDc N-terminal domain-containing protein: MLLAIFIVPFIIVLYTVYHILKNKNLSSNKQILWIIVVFLFNFIGSIFYWWFGKDKSQDI, from the coding sequence ATGCTTTTAGCAATTTTCATCGTTCCTTTTATTATTGTTTTATATACTGTTTATCACATTCTAAAAAATAAAAATCTGTCTAGCAATAAGCAGATTCTATGGATAATAGTTGTGTTTCTTTTCAATTTCATTGGGAGCATTTTCTACTGGTGGTTTGGTAAAGATAAATCACAAGATATATGA
- a CDS encoding putative phage abortive infection protein, giving the protein MKSTTLLTVASLGVLIAIVVSWSRNSSIGYAIFHGLFGWLYVIYFVFTNKMDIAFIKLNKLFSTLNIAVLVTITMLAIIPTFYYFYLNSLLYQNNPAETGVIGDTLGGFSAPIIGIAAAILTFLAFWVQYKANQQQGYDLKIERFENKFYEMLRVHRDNVDQISINNNVTGRKTFSRLFSELRFIYFYCLNDLKIHKNEIEIPAEKIYNIAYLIFFFGIGQTSSRLINDILDDETKPIFKNLSNRILETQKNYRKNLHQNLEVEFNNEKVIFQYDYIPFQGHMGNLSHYVRHIFQLVSFVDTHCPDTSNGDAKNNYITTIRSQLSTYEQAFLYYNALSVLGTPWLEKEKSKESLLIKYPILKSLPKPLADFYRTPDEVFGNNEKNSENNILFEWTEIKKRFQNINSANVAK; this is encoded by the coding sequence ATGAAGTCTACCACACTATTGACTGTAGCCTCATTAGGAGTATTAATTGCAATAGTAGTCTCTTGGAGCAGAAATAGTTCAATAGGATATGCTATTTTTCATGGGTTATTCGGCTGGCTGTATGTGATTTATTTTGTATTCACAAATAAGATGGACATTGCGTTTATAAAACTCAATAAACTATTTTCAACACTAAATATTGCCGTATTAGTTACAATAACTATGTTAGCAATTATTCCTACATTTTATTATTTCTATTTAAACAGTCTATTGTATCAGAACAATCCAGCGGAAACAGGGGTAATTGGAGATACACTAGGGGGCTTTTCTGCACCAATTATTGGTATTGCCGCAGCAATATTAACATTTTTAGCATTTTGGGTTCAATATAAGGCAAATCAACAACAAGGATATGATCTTAAAATAGAACGTTTTGAAAACAAATTTTATGAAATGTTACGGGTTCACCGCGACAACGTGGATCAAATAAGTATTAACAATAATGTTACTGGCAGAAAAACTTTTTCTCGATTATTTAGTGAGCTACGATTCATATATTTTTATTGCTTAAATGACTTAAAAATCCATAAAAATGAAATCGAAATTCCAGCCGAGAAAATATATAACATTGCCTATCTGATTTTTTTCTTTGGAATTGGTCAAACTTCAAGTCGATTAATAAATGACATCTTAGATGATGAAACAAAACCAATATTTAAAAATCTGTCAAATAGAATTTTAGAAACCCAAAAAAACTACAGAAAAAATTTACATCAAAATTTAGAAGTAGAATTCAATAATGAAAAAGTAATATTTCAATACGACTACATACCTTTTCAGGGCCATATGGGGAACTTAAGTCACTATGTGCGACATATATTTCAATTAGTTTCATTTGTGGATACACATTGTCCAGATACAAGTAATGGCGATGCAAAGAATAATTATATTACCACTATTAGATCTCAATTGTCAACTTATGAGCAAGCTTTTCTCTATTATAATGCACTGTCCGTCTTAGGAACGCCTTGGTTAGAGAAAGAGAAATCTAAAGAAAGTTTATTAATTAAATATCCAATTTTAAAGAGCTTGCCAAAACCACTTGCTGATTTTTATAGAACACCAGATGAAGTATTTGGCAATAATGAGAAAAATTCAGAAAACAACATTCTATTCGAATGGACCGAGATAAAAAAGAGGTTTCAAAATATTAATTCAGCAAATGTTGCAAAATGA
- a CDS encoding DUF262 domain-containing protein — MINIDKAFNTENRSIYEYFQQPGVGFYIPLYQREYSWDSSNIEQLLEDISKGIEELSDNSTDNQIRFLGTIITVTESDKNNIQPQDTKALPPAIEKVIDGQQRLSTIALISALLYNQILIIQERLDKASKKLDAQYDQEEITLEIDEACNAWKEKLQSIFGVDLTRGTPRIKPKIIRGNVDKWVMKEEKNESYHSQIASYLNAFIDYFFNKGEMPTFDKQSNAGRNLKEVHGWLMKRVALAHVDNSEFCDATTILTKIDEDNLWQYERISLREILTTGDVTDKNSYAYNLSSLVQTFAVCHYLLDRCCFTIIKPANDDWAFDMFQSLNATGTPLTAIETFKPIVVQTIPNFKESSENDYFTKIEKAFENLSSAAQKSKLTNELLTSFALPIEGKKLATHFSAQRKWLDATYNQLPDLNEKTDFIKFFGNYTEFYDAIWNKYKAKDDVPLSTLIGSADAELTSLLLLFLKDSNHKMAITFLGTFYHELVEGKENSVANFTSIVKAISAFYIIWRSSQSNSGLDDAYRTYFRGSTKANIESHTWLENGPFDVASIKSYLKSALPHKDKKDWLAKATSYCGYKTSYSICKFALRNAAHDTIPDDNKPGLFKKSTPGKSDYLRLEKWTNEELNSIEHIAPEKNKGDWDNSLYEEDEMFNSLGNLTLLPKGVNTSASNKGWHEKQLYYKHLGEQDPTRLVELTNKATAEGITLSAGNLAILQKAKYADHIRPLLNIPPNQKWDRYIVEARSEKILEALWDRVITWLD; from the coding sequence ATGATTAACATAGACAAAGCATTTAACACGGAAAATAGAAGTATTTACGAATACTTTCAACAACCTGGAGTAGGATTTTATATTCCATTATATCAACGTGAATACAGTTGGGATTCGTCTAATATTGAACAACTGTTAGAAGATATTTCTAAAGGAATAGAAGAATTGTCTGACAACAGTACCGATAATCAAATACGATTTTTGGGCACCATAATAACAGTAACCGAGTCTGATAAAAATAATATTCAACCTCAAGATACTAAGGCTCTCCCTCCTGCTATAGAGAAAGTTATTGATGGTCAACAAAGGTTATCTACAATTGCACTAATATCAGCTTTACTCTACAATCAAATATTAATTATACAGGAAAGGTTAGATAAGGCTTCAAAAAAATTGGATGCCCAATACGACCAAGAAGAGATAACTTTAGAAATTGATGAAGCATGTAATGCTTGGAAGGAAAAATTACAATCAATATTTGGTGTAGACTTAACTCGAGGTACTCCACGTATAAAACCCAAAATAATACGTGGTAACGTAGATAAGTGGGTAATGAAGGAAGAGAAAAATGAAAGTTATCATTCCCAAATAGCAAGCTATCTGAATGCTTTTATTGATTATTTTTTCAATAAAGGTGAAATGCCAACATTTGATAAGCAATCAAACGCTGGTCGAAATCTAAAGGAAGTTCATGGATGGTTAATGAAAAGAGTAGCATTAGCTCATGTAGATAACTCTGAATTTTGTGACGCTACCACTATTCTAACAAAAATAGATGAGGATAATTTATGGCAATATGAACGTATATCTTTAAGAGAGATATTGACCACCGGTGATGTGACTGATAAAAATTCGTACGCGTACAACCTATCATCCTTAGTTCAAACATTCGCCGTTTGTCATTACTTGTTAGATCGTTGTTGTTTTACAATCATAAAACCAGCAAACGATGATTGGGCTTTTGATATGTTTCAATCTTTAAACGCTACAGGTACGCCATTAACTGCCATTGAAACTTTTAAACCTATTGTTGTACAGACTATACCTAATTTCAAGGAATCTTCTGAAAACGACTATTTTACCAAGATTGAAAAGGCTTTTGAAAATTTATCCAGTGCGGCTCAAAAAAGCAAATTAACAAATGAGTTATTAACTTCATTTGCACTACCGATTGAGGGTAAAAAACTGGCTACTCATTTTAGTGCACAAAGAAAATGGTTAGATGCGACCTACAATCAACTACCTGATCTTAATGAAAAAACAGATTTTATCAAATTCTTTGGCAATTACACTGAATTTTACGACGCAATTTGGAATAAATACAAAGCAAAGGATGACGTTCCATTGAGTACACTAATAGGTAGTGCCGATGCAGAGCTGACCTCCTTATTACTTTTATTCTTAAAAGATAGTAACCATAAAATGGCGATTACTTTTTTAGGTACATTTTATCATGAACTTGTAGAAGGAAAAGAAAATTCTGTAGCCAATTTTACATCCATCGTAAAAGCTATATCTGCTTTTTATATCATTTGGAGATCAAGCCAATCAAATTCTGGTCTTGATGATGCATACCGTACTTATTTTCGTGGTTCCACAAAAGCTAATATAGAAAGTCATACCTGGTTGGAAAATGGTCCATTTGATGTTGCATCAATCAAATCATACTTAAAAAGTGCACTTCCTCACAAAGATAAAAAAGACTGGTTAGCTAAAGCAACTTCATACTGCGGCTATAAGACGTCATATAGCATTTGCAAGTTTGCTTTAAGAAATGCTGCTCATGATACTATACCAGACGACAATAAACCTGGTCTGTTTAAAAAATCAACACCTGGCAAATCTGATTACCTTAGGTTGGAAAAGTGGACAAATGAAGAGTTAAATTCAATTGAACATATAGCACCCGAAAAGAATAAAGGTGATTGGGATAATTCTCTTTATGAGGAAGACGAAATGTTTAATTCATTAGGAAACTTAACTCTATTACCGAAAGGGGTTAACACTAGTGCTAGTAATAAAGGTTGGCATGAAAAGCAATTGTATTACAAACACCTTGGAGAACAAGACCCTACTCGCTTAGTTGAACTAACAAATAAAGCGACCGCAGAGGGAATCACACTAAGCGCTGGTAATTTAGCAATATTACAAAAGGCAAAATATGCAGATCATATTCGTCCGTTACTTAATATTCCACCAAATCAAAAATGGGATAGATATATTGTAGAAGCTAGGTCGGAAAAAATATTGGAAGCTTTATGGGATAGAGTTATAACTTGGTTAGATTAA
- a CDS encoding DEAD/DEAH box helicase family protein: protein MLKDCDWSKDRDYKTGSEDDPRQFYLDGLTNSSEFHLLLGYFSSAAINLLALGFATFISQGGKMRMVINHLLSKKDKEALEKAQQSEFPVGLFDLSDIVQLAATLNEYDRHFFECLAYLIAKKRIEITIIKPKAGRGIAHYKSGVFFDGANYVGYKASCNFTWNGLSENLEELEAFLDWEDGRSHTLVRKQLKVIDNYTSESDNEVEYLSPSDIEVAIKKQFGGKDVDDLLIQEKELLKKKSKLSFNSKLKKTIERIEDEIEKRMSMPRFPYDEGPRKYQQQAFENWKNNQQQGLFAMATGTGKTITSLNCLLEVYKKTGYYKALILVPTITLVNQWENECKKFNFKSIIKVYSKVHWKDHLAAILTREKLFPTEQVSYIIISTYASFAKDSTFIELNLLSPKTLLIADECHNMGSSRLIKLLDKITYKRRIGLSATPERQYDFEGNLKMFSFFNSEKEYTFEYSMKEAIERKVLCRYYYYPHLVSLTESEMKDYMDLSLKISKFYNSDTDNFVNNSILTALLLARKRIVHKAYNKISVFRDILKYEYAKKGNLKYTLIYVPEGNDPNDYFETDIYSEKEITDTDIEAVHLIDVFTNAVKETGSRVTIKQFISGTNNKDLVLEQFANGEIDVLTSMKCLDEGVDVPRSELAIFCASTGNPRQFVQRRGRILRNHVDKPFAYIHDLVVIPKIKTHNESYKMERNMLKKELERVNNFASLAENSSYTLNILLDTMNYYDLNLYNNE, encoded by the coding sequence ATGCTTAAAGATTGCGATTGGTCCAAAGATAGAGATTATAAAACAGGTTCTGAAGATGATCCTAGGCAATTTTATTTGGATGGACTTACTAATAGCTCCGAATTCCACTTATTATTGGGATATTTCAGCTCTGCTGCTATAAATTTACTTGCTTTAGGTTTTGCAACATTTATAAGTCAGGGTGGAAAAATGAGAATGGTAATAAACCATTTACTTTCAAAAAAAGATAAAGAAGCCCTTGAAAAAGCACAACAAAGTGAGTTCCCCGTAGGTCTATTTGATCTAAGTGATATTGTTCAATTAGCAGCAACACTAAATGAATACGATAGACATTTTTTCGAATGTTTAGCTTATTTGATCGCAAAAAAAAGAATAGAAATCACAATTATTAAACCAAAAGCAGGTAGAGGAATTGCTCACTACAAATCTGGTGTTTTCTTTGACGGAGCTAATTATGTTGGGTATAAAGCATCTTGCAATTTTACTTGGAACGGTTTGTCTGAAAATCTTGAAGAGCTAGAAGCTTTTTTAGATTGGGAAGACGGACGTTCTCATACATTGGTAAGAAAACAACTAAAAGTTATCGACAATTACACTTCGGAATCTGACAATGAGGTGGAATATCTTTCACCGAGCGATATTGAAGTTGCTATTAAAAAACAGTTTGGAGGAAAGGATGTAGATGATCTACTTATACAGGAAAAGGAATTACTTAAAAAAAAGAGTAAACTTTCATTCAACTCCAAATTAAAGAAGACAATTGAACGAATTGAGGATGAAATAGAAAAAAGAATGTCCATGCCAAGATTTCCTTATGATGAGGGACCAAGGAAATATCAACAACAAGCTTTTGAAAATTGGAAGAATAATCAACAGCAAGGCTTATTTGCAATGGCGACGGGTACAGGAAAAACAATTACATCTCTCAACTGTCTGCTTGAAGTATATAAAAAAACAGGCTATTACAAAGCATTAATACTTGTCCCTACTATCACACTCGTAAACCAATGGGAAAATGAGTGTAAAAAATTCAACTTCAAATCAATAATTAAAGTTTATTCGAAGGTGCATTGGAAAGATCATTTAGCAGCAATTCTAACTCGTGAAAAGCTCTTTCCAACAGAGCAAGTATCTTATATTATTATTTCTACATACGCCTCATTTGCAAAAGATAGTACATTTATCGAATTAAATCTATTATCACCTAAAACACTTCTCATTGCAGATGAATGTCATAATATGGGCTCAAGCAGATTAATCAAGCTACTTGATAAAATAACCTATAAACGAAGAATTGGCCTTTCTGCCACACCCGAAAGGCAATATGATTTTGAGGGCAACTTAAAAATGTTTTCTTTCTTTAATAGCGAAAAAGAATATACGTTTGAATACTCAATGAAGGAAGCGATAGAAAGAAAGGTGTTGTGTCGTTATTATTACTACCCACACTTAGTTTCTCTCACTGAATCTGAAATGAAAGATTATATGGATTTATCTCTAAAAATTTCAAAATTTTATAACTCTGATACTGATAACTTTGTCAACAACTCCATTTTAACAGCTCTATTATTGGCAAGAAAAAGAATTGTACATAAAGCTTATAATAAAATATCCGTATTCCGTGACATTTTAAAATATGAATACGCAAAGAAAGGAAATTTAAAATATACTTTGATTTACGTCCCTGAAGGAAACGACCCCAATGACTATTTTGAAACAGATATATACTCCGAAAAAGAAATTACAGACACTGATATCGAGGCAGTACATCTTATTGATGTTTTTACTAATGCTGTTAAAGAAACTGGTAGTCGTGTTACAATTAAACAATTCATTTCGGGAACTAATAATAAAGACCTGGTATTAGAACAATTTGCGAATGGTGAAATAGACGTACTAACTTCGATGAAATGTTTAGACGAAGGAGTTGACGTTCCTCGTTCTGAACTCGCCATCTTTTGCGCAAGCACAGGTAACCCACGACAATTCGTTCAGCGTCGTGGTAGAATATTAAGAAATCATGTTGATAAACCATTTGCATATATACACGACCTAGTTGTGATCCCTAAAATAAAGACCCATAATGAAAGTTATAAAATGGAAAGAAATATGCTTAAAAAAGAATTAGAGCGTGTAAATAACTTTGCCTCTCTAGCTGAGAACAGCTCATATACATTGAATATACTTTTAGATACCATGAATTATTACGATTTAAACCTATATAATAATGAATAA
- a CDS encoding AAA family ATPase encodes MIIKEITIENFRSYYGINTIKFNDGLVIFIGDNGDGKTTFFEALEWLFDTTSQKLDKQLISEKKISELPEFESDVLRVTMTFDHDGEKILEKSFQFSKESNNEIKVSDFQFKGFENNGSERIPIQGGRLLDRCFEAAIRKYCLFKGEENLNVFNNPDALQYLIDTFSNISQFAPYCSEDEHNLGFTEYAETLSNKAFEKAMKSDSQNSHQEKELSAKLNDVRKELSDIRKRLRSNRENSANYSSKLSELENSKEASSLLKDINDRLKAFKDKKYQNDRHINEDYSIKLLDDMWILCDFSSTFNEFQEKVSIFSKEKRRLEREEDKIKGKKELAKEIAEGIIPLSPNVPDKISMQEMIKDQFCKVCGREAEEGSDAHNFMIHKLQELLDSQQPKNEIEKPLFSNNFLKELEQKSNHLEYDQSDINNLLNTIKDYIEFNEARKLESSKFQESINKDEDNKRKLLAQNDRLTEEQLQNSYQNINNWWNNKSDADNQITILENELSRKEKELEEYQERYNNLAKGSFADTYRKIHSALNKIKNAFINAKDKNTQDFLNLLEERANKYLEKLNIDGFFGIIRIIEIDKKNTKITLVDKNGTFISSPNQALKTTMYMSVLFAVSDLTAIKRENDYPLIFDAPTSSFSPQKESDFFKIISNINKQCIIFTKSFLTEDGKLDNLKIESQNCQIYRIEKLRPFDNLDLSTIQTKITPIK; translated from the coding sequence ATGATTATCAAAGAAATAACTATTGAAAACTTTCGAAGTTATTATGGCATAAATACTATCAAATTCAATGATGGATTAGTAATTTTCATAGGAGACAATGGGGATGGTAAGACAACATTCTTTGAGGCATTAGAATGGCTATTTGATACAACATCTCAAAAATTAGATAAACAGCTTATTTCCGAGAAAAAAATATCAGAGTTACCTGAATTTGAAAGCGATGTACTTCGTGTTACAATGACCTTTGATCATGACGGAGAAAAGATTTTAGAAAAATCTTTTCAATTTTCTAAAGAATCAAATAATGAGATTAAAGTTTCTGACTTTCAATTTAAAGGTTTTGAAAACAATGGTTCAGAACGAATTCCAATTCAAGGTGGAAGATTATTAGACCGATGTTTTGAAGCAGCAATACGTAAATATTGTCTATTCAAAGGCGAAGAAAATTTAAATGTTTTTAATAATCCGGATGCACTACAGTATTTAATAGACACTTTCTCAAATATCAGTCAATTTGCCCCATACTGTAGTGAAGATGAACACAACCTAGGCTTTACTGAATATGCCGAAACTCTATCTAACAAAGCTTTTGAAAAAGCTATGAAATCAGATAGTCAAAACTCGCATCAGGAAAAAGAGTTAAGTGCAAAACTAAATGATGTAAGAAAAGAATTAAGTGATATTCGCAAAAGATTAAGAAGTAACAGAGAAAATTCCGCTAATTATTCAAGTAAATTAAGTGAATTAGAGAATAGTAAAGAAGCTAGCTCATTATTAAAAGATATAAACGACCGATTAAAAGCATTTAAAGATAAGAAATATCAAAATGACAGACATATAAATGAAGATTATTCTATAAAGCTTCTAGACGATATGTGGATACTCTGTGATTTCTCATCAACATTCAATGAATTTCAAGAAAAAGTATCGATCTTCAGTAAAGAAAAACGACGACTTGAACGAGAGGAAGATAAAATAAAAGGCAAAAAAGAACTAGCTAAAGAAATAGCGGAGGGCATAATCCCGCTATCTCCTAATGTTCCTGATAAAATCTCTATGCAAGAAATGATTAAAGATCAGTTTTGTAAAGTATGTGGACGTGAAGCAGAAGAGGGGTCTGACGCACACAACTTTATGATACATAAACTACAGGAACTACTAGATAGCCAACAGCCTAAAAATGAAATAGAAAAACCTTTATTTTCTAATAACTTTCTAAAAGAATTAGAACAAAAAAGTAATCACCTAGAGTATGATCAAAGCGATATCAATAATCTTTTAAATACAATAAAAGACTATATTGAATTTAATGAAGCTAGAAAACTTGAATCTAGTAAGTTTCAAGAAAGTATTAATAAAGACGAAGATAACAAAAGAAAACTTTTAGCTCAAAATGATCGTTTAACGGAAGAGCAGTTACAAAATTCTTACCAAAATATAAATAACTGGTGGAACAATAAAAGTGACGCTGACAATCAAATAACTATCCTAGAAAATGAACTAAGCAGAAAAGAAAAAGAATTAGAAGAATATCAAGAAAGATATAACAATTTAGCAAAAGGATCTTTTGCTGATACATATCGCAAAATTCATAGTGCCTTGAATAAAATAAAAAATGCTTTTATAAATGCCAAAGATAAAAACACACAAGATTTCCTAAATCTCTTAGAAGAAAGGGCTAATAAATATCTTGAAAAATTAAATATTGATGGATTTTTTGGTATAATTAGGATAATAGAAATTGACAAAAAGAATACAAAAATAACACTAGTTGATAAAAATGGTACTTTTATATCAAGCCCAAACCAAGCCTTAAAAACAACAATGTATATGTCTGTATTATTTGCAGTATCAGACTTAACAGCTATAAAACGGGAAAATGATTACCCATTAATCTTTGATGCTCCTACAAGTTCATTTTCTCCACAAAAAGAAAGTGATTTTTTTAAAATCATATCTAATATTAACAAACAATGTATAATATTCACTAAAAGTTTTCTTACTGAAGATGGTAAGTTAGATAACCTTAAAATAGAATCTCAAAACTGTCAAATTTATAGAATAGAAAAACTACGTCCATTCGACAATTTGGATTTATCCACAATACAAACAAAAATAACACCTATAAAATAA
- a CDS encoding glycoside hydrolase family 15 — MAKENLYDVWAKRNPKFEVYFEEILLRPFTEYGGGSVESMSSKGKIFGAGYELYIYAFFIGLYSNGQKELNETTKVLGQPIQFWGNLDSKKLRKGYPKLREYIFTALIAKTENLDLIALEKGEINTRKAVDYLIDCMEKYANYGFHKMEEKIKINPNFYYKNTGFLDVILDLIPNARQNSNTDLEEL, encoded by the coding sequence ATGGCAAAGGAAAATTTATACGATGTTTGGGCAAAAAGAAACCCAAAATTTGAAGTGTACTTTGAGGAAATACTGCTGAGGCCATTTACGGAATATGGAGGTGGATCAGTAGAATCAATGTCGAGTAAAGGAAAAATATTTGGAGCTGGGTATGAGCTTTATATTTATGCTTTCTTTATAGGATTATATTCAAATGGACAAAAAGAATTAAACGAAACGACCAAAGTCCTTGGCCAACCGATTCAATTCTGGGGTAATCTGGATTCTAAAAAGCTTAGAAAAGGATATCCTAAACTAAGAGAATATATTTTTACCGCATTGATAGCTAAAACAGAAAACCTGGACCTAATAGCACTTGAAAAAGGAGAAATTAATACAAGAAAAGCTGTAGACTATTTAATTGACTGTATGGAGAAATATGCAAATTATGGGTTTCATAAAATGGAAGAAAAAATAAAAATTAATCCTAATTTTTATTATAAAAATACAGGTTTTTTAGATGTTATATTAGACTTAATTCCAAATGCCAGACAAAATAGTAATACCGATCTAGAAGAGTTATAA
- a CDS encoding nucleoside 2-deoxyribosyltransferase domain-containing protein, which translates to MNKLYLAGGFIGGWQDEVIKQLQNNFIIFDPLGHALKESNKYTHWDLFYVDKCDILFGYMSESNPSGYGLALEIGYARAKNKLIILVDERSKKDNLFKKYFAICHESTDVICSSLQEAIEYLKAFKF; encoded by the coding sequence GTGAATAAATTATATTTAGCAGGTGGTTTTATTGGAGGTTGGCAGGATGAGGTTATAAAGCAATTACAAAATAATTTTATCATTTTTGATCCTCTTGGTCATGCACTAAAAGAATCCAATAAATATACTCATTGGGACTTATTTTATGTGGACAAATGTGATATCCTCTTTGGTTATATGTCTGAAAGTAATCCTTCCGGATATGGATTAGCACTTGAGATAGGATATGCTAGGGCTAAAAATAAGCTTATTATTTTAGTTGATGAAAGATCAAAGAAAGATAATTTATTTAAGAAATATTTTGCAATATGTCATGAGTCAACTGATGTAATTTGTAGTTCTTTACAAGAAGCTATTGAATATCTAAAAGCCTTTAAATTTTAA
- a CDS encoding phosphoadenosine phosphosulfate reductase family protein has translation MARKVRHLLGISGGKDSAALAIYMKNHYPELDVEYYTTDTGKELEETYQLIDNLEVYLGKKIHLLVAAEDSHQNPFDHFYEIFGGYLPSSQSRWCTKKLKLDPFEDFVGDDLVISYVGIRGDEDREGYISKKQNIQSIFPFRQNIWSVDVMQMAFDNVNMPLIESYYAQFEDAAAIERIFEVVRTPLSKSFLMEEKVKLLLDLDTPLFNKVIYQFLQITDKPMAHETDFPLLDNDDILIKADIFKILRESGVGVPAYYEPIEFEVDGKKGTYSRSRSGCFFCFFQQKIEWVWLLEQHPDRFAKAMEYEKEGYSWMDEPLEDLAKPERVAQIKRDYIKRQERAKKATAANSNLLMDILTDEGDGCIACFV, from the coding sequence ATGGCACGCAAAGTAAGACATTTATTAGGTATATCAGGAGGTAAGGACAGTGCTGCCCTTGCCATCTATATGAAAAATCATTATCCTGAACTTGACGTCGAATATTACACAACAGATACAGGTAAGGAGCTTGAAGAAACTTATCAGCTGATCGATAACTTAGAAGTATACTTAGGTAAAAAGATACACTTGCTTGTTGCCGCTGAGGATAGTCATCAAAATCCTTTCGATCATTTCTATGAAATATTTGGAGGTTACTTACCATCATCACAATCGAGATGGTGTACCAAAAAGCTAAAGCTAGATCCTTTTGAAGATTTTGTTGGCGACGATCTTGTTATTTCCTATGTGGGTATTCGGGGAGATGAAGATCGTGAGGGCTATATTTCTAAAAAGCAGAATATACAGTCCATATTTCCTTTCCGTCAAAACATTTGGAGTGTCGATGTCATGCAGATGGCTTTTGACAATGTCAATATGCCATTGATAGAATCATATTATGCGCAATTTGAAGATGCGGCAGCAATAGAGCGCATCTTTGAAGTCGTCAGGACACCATTGTCCAAATCCTTTTTAATGGAAGAGAAAGTCAAGTTATTACTTGATTTAGATACGCCATTATTTAATAAAGTGATTTATCAGTTTTTGCAGATTACGGATAAGCCAATGGCCCATGAAACTGACTTTCCACTTTTAGATAATGACGATATCTTAATCAAAGCAGATATTTTCAAAATTCTAAGGGAAAGTGGAGTAGGAGTACCAGCATATTATGAACCCATCGAGTTTGAAGTAGATGGGAAAAAGGGTACTTATTCCCGTAGTCGATCAGGTTGCTTCTTTTGCTTTTTCCAGCAGAAGATAGAATGGGTTTGGTTATTAGAACAACATCCCGATCGTTTTGCTAAAGCGATGGAATACGAAAAAGAAGGTTATTCTTGGATGGACGAACCTTTAGAAGATCTCGCTAAACCTGAGCGTGTAGCACAGATCAAGCGAGATTATATTAAACGTCAGGAACGAGCTAAAAAGGCTACTGCTGCTAATTCTAATTTATTAATGGATATCCTCACCGATGAAGGTGATGGATGTATTGCCTGTTTTGTTTAG